The genomic DNA AGCCCGTAATAACCCGGTAAGGTATGAGATAACACACCTAAATCTGTAGCGCCTTGCACATTATCGTGGCCACGAAAAATATTGGCACCGCCACCAGATTTACCCATATTTCCTAGTGCAAGCTCCAATACACAATAGGCGCGCGTGTTGTTGTTACCTGTGGTGTGCTGGGTTCCTCCCATACACCAAACGATACAACCGGGGCGATTGTCAGATAACATCTTGGCCGTTTTGTACATTTCTTCTTTTGAGGCACCCGTTACACGTTCAACATTGTCAGGGGTCCACTTCGCCACTTCTGTTCTGATTTCATCCATACCAAATACACGTTGGCGAATAAACTCTTGGTCTTCCCATTTGTTTTCAAAAATGTGCCATAACAAACCCCACACAAATGCCACATCCGTACCGGGACGCAACGCAATGTAGTGATCAGATTTAGCTGCTGTGCGAGTACGTCTTGGGTCAGCCACCACAATCTTACAGCTGTTCTTTTCTTTGGCGATCAGGATATGTTGCATGGCCACCGGATGAGCTTCAGCTGGGTTTGAACCAATAAACAGCATCGACTTACAGTTATGCATGTCATTAAATGAGTTAGTCATCGCCCCATAACCCCAAGTATTGGCAACACCAGATACTGTGGTTGAGTGACAAATACGGGCTTGATGATCGACGTTATTAGTGCCCCAAAGGGAGGCCATTTTTCTGAATGTATAAGCTTGTTCGTTATTGTGCTTCGCACTGCCTAACCAATAAACGGAGTCTGGACCGGACTCTTCGCGAATTTTTAGGGCTTGGTCACCAATTTCATTAATGGCTTCTTCCCAGCTGAGCTTCTTCCACTTGCCCCCTTCCAATTTCATTGGATATTTAAGGCGTTTTTCTCCACGGCCGTGCTCACGTAACGCGGCACCTTTTGCACAGTGGCCACCTAAATTAAACGGGTGGTCAAAGGCTGGCTCTTGCCCTGTCCAAACACCGTTTTGTACTTCAGCGTAAATACCACAACCCACAGAGCAGTGAGAGCATATGGTTCTTTTAACCTCAGTATTCCCTTGCGCTGTTGTCGTGTTTGCTTGCGCTTTTTTCATCATACCAGGGGCTAGCATACCAGCACCTACAACAGCACCACCGGCTGCAATTGATGAATTACGCATAAAGGTACGACGGGAAATACCAAACTTTTTATTCGGGCTAGAGGTGCTTTCAGAGCGCTTAGTCAGTTTCATAGTGTTGGGTTCCTAAAGTGAATCATAGTAGTCGCGGATATGCTTGGTTTCGCGATAACCTTTGTCATCCACCGATTGCTCGGTGTCAACTTTAACCGGGCTTGCCTGTGCTGTTGTTGCCACAGTACTCAGCATCGCTCCAGCGACTACACCACCACCTAGAGCTTTCATTGCTCTGCGACGATGATTATCAATATCTTTATTATTTTTCATGAATTCATCCTCAACCTAATCCACATCACTAGAACGAACAGCGATATGCTGCTCACTAAGTGCGACCTCTTCTAGCTCCATGAAAGAAGCGAAAAGAGAAGCGACAGTGATATAAAACTGTGCCGCACTTGCACCTTGAATTTGTGTCACTAAATTTTTATACCAGCTCGCAATATGACGATTAAAAAATACGCCCTGCTGATAAGCGTTTTCCTCGACCAACATCGCCATCACCTCACATAATGCGGCAATATGGTCTTCCGGTTCTTTAACGGTTTCGTTGCGCTCAAAGCCCAACGAGGCCAAATCTTGGCGCAATTCAATTAATGGTTTCTCCATTAACGCGCCACTGCGATGCCAAGAAGCAAATGGCATGACTTCGCCACGACCAATACCAATAAAGAGATTTTGATACTCGTCTTGTATCTGTTCTAAATTGGCACCTTTTGCTTGTTCACTCAGTGCGCTCCAATCTGCGCTCATCGCACTCGATTTATCATCGGTGTCTAAATTTGCTAACCACTGCATGAGTTGCCCATTGGGGGCTTGCCTAAATAAGGTGGCAAACAGCAAATAAATCTCAGCTCGTGGTGACTGTTGTACATCTTGATTCATGCTTACCCTTAATATTTTAGCTGTTTTGTAGGATCTTTCGCCATTTCTTGATAAATGTCTGCTACTCGGCAGTCCTCACACATAGCAATACGGCGTATAGCGGCATCATCTGAGAAGTGACTGTTGTCCTTTAATTTCGTTTGAAGCATAGAAATCATAGACTTAGGTGCAAACGGTTTTTGACAGGTTAAACACAGAGCGGGTTCATCTTTATTTATGGTCGCCACTGTGGTTCGCGAAGATCGATCCCAGTTCATTCTAGGTGTCAGATTCAAGGCATCTTCAGGACAGGCACCCTCACACAATCCGCACTGCACGCAGTCTTGTTCTATGAAGTTAAGCATAGGTGACTGACCTTCATTGTGTAATGCTGCGGTAGGACACACCGCCACACAGGCCATGCATAAGGTACATTTGTCCGTATCACATTCTACACTGCCATATGGCGCACCTTGAGGAAGGGCAACCTGTTGTTGCAATGGCACAAACGTGGTAGCCAATGCATCTAATGCTTGAAATAAACGAGCACGCTTATCCCCTTCCACCTCTCCTACAACAACCTGTAGTGGCTGTTCAAACAGTGTTGGCTTACTGCTACGAAGATCTTCTAAATACAAAACATCAATACAACCGGCATTAATTCCAAGCTGACGTAATAACGTTTGTGCTACGCTCACTTCTTCGTTTAGCACGCGAATGATGGTTGCTGGCATTCTTCTACTGGCGGCAAATAGCACCTGAGTCGCGCCATTGGCGAGAGCGGCAAACCAAGTATCAATACCCACCGAGGGCAATTCATTCACCACTATGGGAATGACGTTATCCGGTAGGACACGCAAGGCCATTAGGTTATAGGTTTCATGCTCGGCACTACAAAACAGCACAATGGGGTTCTCCCCCCCTTGCAGATGATAGTTCTTTAACGTGCGTTCAATATAACCTTGGGTTTCATTTGGGAAAGGCAAAGCGTATTCAATGGCGCCCGTTGGACAAGATGTGGCACAGGTACCCACCCCTTGGCAAAGAAAGGGGTTAATTTCTATCTTATAGCCAATTTCATCGCGCCCTTCACTGGTTAAGGCTCCAGCTGGACAAGATAAGATGCATCGTTCACACCCTTTGACTCCCCTTGAGCTGTGGGCACATTTGTCAGTATCCAAACGGAAAAACTTTGGTTTATCAAAGGTTCCCACTAAAGCATTAATTTCTTCCACAGCATCATCTAGACTTGGGTAGCCTCGTCCGACAGGAAAATACCCCACTGGAGGCACTTCCGTATTTATGTATGACTGGGCGCTAAAGTCGAGCACCACATCAAAGTGTGGCTGAGCAATGGCCACCGGAGCTAAGTCAATTTTAGATAAAGTGTCTTGTTGTGAAACCGTGAAAATAAACTGACCAAGATAACCACTAAGTTGTGCCGATGTGAAGTAATAGGCATCAACACTGGTGTCTACTTTATGCTTTGCCTCTAATGCAAAAGTCACCGAAGCCATCTGGGCAAACTGTAACTGCAGTTGTGCTAAGTTCTGTTCCGTGGCAATCACTAACAGTGCGCCTTGGCTTTCATAACTCACTGTGGGAGGAATAAGATTAGAGAGTTCTAAGGTATGGGTAAACGCATAGTTTCTCGCTTGCCCATTTAATGTTACAGATTGGGCTAAAAAATCCTTAAGCATTCGAATCCTATGGGTTAATAAATAAGTTTTTACTTATTATGTGAATGGTTTACGTAAGGATTGCAGATTTTTTGTTGAAGCATGTTAAATCCATAGGAATTTTGAGGCATTACGCACAAAAAAATGTTAACCGTGTGATTTTATGGATATTTTATCTATTCAATTGTCTATTTATACATCATTCCTCTTTATAAAAGCGCATTTCGCTATGTTGTGTTGTTTTCATGTCATCAAGATCATTTACAACTGGATGATTATCATTATCATTTGTAACTTTTGTTAAATCTTGCGTTATTGGGCCTTGTTCCAATGCACTTTGCCCGTCGCGAGCTTCATCCTGCTCACTGTTTTCAGCTAATGAACCCGCGGGATCACTCGTTACCACTGCAGTTTGTGGTGATTGTCCCTCATCGAGTTCATTCAATTGCTCCACTTTGTCACAGGTCCATTGACGTAATGTGTTAGTCACATCCGCAGACAGCGACTTTATTTGGCTAAAATCTTGATGATAATCGTTCAATTCATCTACTTCGCTAAACTCACCACTGAAAAACAGATTACGCAAGGCGCGTTTTTTAAGGGCCGGCGCTGCATCAGAAGCCAATAATGCGGACATAGCACTCCCTTGTTGCGACTCCTCATCATTGTCTAATGATTCAAGGGGCTCATCTTGCTCCGCTATTTTTTCATGCAAAGGCTCTTTTTTCGTATCCACAGGGTCACTACACTGTGTATCAGTGCAGGCCTCTGTACTGCCCTCTTTGACTCCTTGTGGGACAGTGGCATAATCCCTCTGGACATCAGAAGGGTCTAACTCTTCATCTTGAACGGGAACGGCATGTTTATGTAATAACCGTTCAAATAATCCACGACGACTCA from Vibrio rarus includes the following:
- a CDS encoding TorD/DmsD family molecular chaperone; translated protein: MNQDVQQSPRAEIYLLFATLFRQAPNGQLMQWLANLDTDDKSSAMSADWSALSEQAKGANLEQIQDEYQNLFIGIGRGEVMPFASWHRSGALMEKPLIELRQDLASLGFERNETVKEPEDHIAALCEVMAMLVEENAYQQGVFFNRHIASWYKNLVTQIQGASAAQFYITVASLFASFMELEEVALSEQHIAVRSSDVD
- a CDS encoding 4Fe-4S binding protein, coding for MLKDFLAQSVTLNGQARNYAFTHTLELSNLIPPTVSYESQGALLVIATEQNLAQLQLQFAQMASVTFALEAKHKVDTSVDAYYFTSAQLSGYLGQFIFTVSQQDTLSKIDLAPVAIAQPHFDVVLDFSAQSYINTEVPPVGYFPVGRGYPSLDDAVEEINALVGTFDKPKFFRLDTDKCAHSSRGVKGCERCILSCPAGALTSEGRDEIGYKIEINPFLCQGVGTCATSCPTGAIEYALPFPNETQGYIERTLKNYHLQGGENPIVLFCSAEHETYNLMALRVLPDNVIPIVVNELPSVGIDTWFAALANGATQVLFAASRRMPATIIRVLNEEVSVAQTLLRQLGINAGCIDVLYLEDLRSSKPTLFEQPLQVVVGEVEGDKRARLFQALDALATTFVPLQQQVALPQGAPYGSVECDTDKCTLCMACVAVCPTAALHNEGQSPMLNFIEQDCVQCGLCEGACPEDALNLTPRMNWDRSSRTTVATINKDEPALCLTCQKPFAPKSMISMLQTKLKDNSHFSDDAAIRRIAMCEDCRVADIYQEMAKDPTKQLKY
- a CDS encoding DUF3306 domain-containing protein, whose protein sequence is MSRRGLFERLLHKHAVPVQDEELDPSDVQRDYATVPQGVKEGSTEACTDTQCSDPVDTKKEPLHEKIAEQDEPLESLDNDEESQQGSAMSALLASDAAPALKKRALRNLFFSGEFSEVDELNDYHQDFSQIKSLSADVTNTLRQWTCDKVEQLNELDEGQSPQTAVVTSDPAGSLAENSEQDEARDGQSALEQGPITQDLTKVTNDNDNHPVVNDLDDMKTTQHSEMRFYKEE